Proteins found in one Lonchura striata isolate bLonStr1 chromosome 27, bLonStr1.mat, whole genome shotgun sequence genomic segment:
- the ACVRL1 gene encoding activin receptor type-1-like → MTPRGAGGRAVLALVALVALVLGVAAEELLCACDVPHCSQPNCTGQVCFVSKRKEEGTITQHRGCFSQNVLEHCHTSVTEQYGTRCCNFHMCNTQLEIFLQGEDALMKTPSLPNLLLLIFVPLLSLLILAALAALFCWKVAQHRHKHSDFGDTDLMLKASMMGDSTLEDLLNDDCTTGSGSGLPFLVQRTVARQITLMECVGKGRYGEVWRGVWHGESVAVKIFSSRDEQSWFRETEIYNTVLLRHDNILGFIASDMTSRNSSTQLWLITHYHENGSLYDYLQRTALDVDTCLALASSIICGLVHLHVEIFGTQGKPAIAHRDLKSRNILVKSNRQCCIADLGLAVMHSQGSDYLDIGNNPRVGTKRYMAPEVLSEQIRTDCFESYKKTDIWAYGLVLWEITRRTAVNGTVDEYRPPFFDAVPSDPSFEDMRKVVCVDQQTPVIPGRLFSDSVLSALAKVMKECWYQSPSARLTALRIKKTLKKLSNSVEKPKLEQ, encoded by the exons ATGACGCCGCGCGGGGCTGGTGGCCGGGCGGTGCTGGcgctggtggccctggtggccctggtccTCGGTGTCGCCGCCG aggagctgctgtgtgccTGCGACGTGCCCCACTGCAGCCAGCCCAACTGCACGGGCCAGGTGTGCTTTGTCAGcaagaggaaggaggagggcaCCATCACCCAGCACCGGGGCTGCTTCTCCCAGAACGTTCTGGAGCACTGCCACACGTCCGTCACGGAGCAGTACGGCACCAGGTGCTGCAACTTCCACATGTGCAACACCCAGCTGGAGATCTTCCTGCAAG GAGAAGATGCCCTGATGAAGACGCCTTCCCTACCCAACCTCCTCCTGCTGATCTTCGTCCCCCTGCtctccctcctcatcctcgccGCGCTGGCGGCGCTCTTCTGCTGGAAGGTGGCGCAGCACCGCCACAAGCACAGCGACTTCGGCGACACCGACCTCATGCTGAAGGCATCCATGATGGGAGACAGCACCTTAGAG GACCTGCTGAACGACGACTGCACCACGGGCAGTGGTTCCGGGCTGCCTTTCCTTGTCCAGAGGACCGTGGCTCGGCAGATCACCCTCATGGAGTGTGTGG GTAAAGGGCGCTACGGCGAGGTGTGGCGAGGCGTGTGGCACGGCGAGAGCGTGGCCGTGAAGATCTTCTCCTCCCGCGACGAGCAGTCGTGGTTCCGCGAGACAGAGATATACAACACCGTCCTCCTCCGGCACGACAACATCCTGG GTTTCATCGCCTCTGACATGACGTCCAGGAACTCCAGCACGCAGCTCTGGCTCATCACCCACTACCACGAGAACGGTTCCCTCTACGACTACCTGCAGAGGACGGCCCTGGACGTGGACacctgcctggccttggcctcctCCATCATCTGCGGCCTCGTCCACCTCCACGTGGAGATTTTTGGCACGCAAGGCAAACCTGCCATCGCCCACCGGGACCTGAAGAGCAGGAACATCCTGGTGAAAAGCAACCGGCAGTGCTGCATCGCAGACCTAG GGCTGGCCGTCATGCACTCCCAGGGCAGCGACTACCTGGACATTGGCAACAACCCGCGGGTGGGCACCAAGCGCTACATGGCCCCGGAGGTGCTGAGCGAGCAGATCCGCACCGACTGCTTCGAGTCCTACAAGAAGACGGACATCTGGGCGTACGGGCTGGTGCTCTGGGAGATCACCCGGCGCACGGCGGTGAACG GCACCGTGGATGAATACCGGCCGCCCTTCTTCGACGCCGTGCCCAGCGACCCCAGCTTCGAGGACATGAGGAAGGTGGTGTGTGTGGACCAGCAGACCCCCGTGATCCCCGGCCGCCTCTTCTCCGACTCG GTTCTGTCGGCGCTGGCGAAGGTCATGAAGGAGTGCTGGTACCAGAGCCCCTCGGCCCGTCTCACCGCCCTGCGCATTAAAAAGACGTTGAAGAAGCTGAGCAATTCCGTCGAGAAGCCAAAATTGGAGCAGTGA